From Bordetella flabilis, the proteins below share one genomic window:
- a CDS encoding SDR family oxidoreductase, protein MKDKCVLVTGATKGIGWALTRRLADMGCHVVGIARNTSDVDFPGYLYACDLSDAGTTEEVLREIREKFPVDAVVNNVGLVQPQPLGAIELASLFNVLDLNVRVAVQVAQAFVESMKARRSGRIVNVVSRAIHGGYDRTSYSAAKSALVGCTHTWALELAEFGITVNAVSPGPIETELFRASRPVGSDAEKRMLASIPMRRIGSPDDVAAAITFLLSDDAGYITGQVLAVDGGGSVAGR, encoded by the coding sequence ATGAAAGATAAATGCGTCCTTGTGACGGGCGCGACCAAGGGGATTGGTTGGGCGCTGACACGACGTCTGGCTGACATGGGTTGTCATGTGGTGGGCATTGCCCGCAACACCAGCGACGTCGATTTTCCCGGCTATCTCTACGCCTGTGACCTCTCGGATGCCGGCACGACGGAAGAAGTGCTGCGCGAGATCCGCGAGAAATTTCCGGTCGACGCCGTGGTCAACAACGTCGGCCTGGTCCAGCCGCAGCCGCTGGGCGCCATCGAACTGGCCTCGCTCTTCAATGTGCTCGATCTGAACGTCCGCGTGGCCGTGCAGGTTGCGCAGGCCTTTGTCGAATCGATGAAGGCCCGCCGTTCCGGGCGCATCGTCAATGTGGTCAGCCGCGCCATCCATGGCGGCTACGACCGCACCAGCTATTCCGCGGCGAAGAGTGCCCTGGTGGGCTGTACGCATACCTGGGCGCTGGAGCTGGCGGAGTTCGGCATCACAGTCAATGCGGTCTCGCCTGGCCCCATCGAGACGGAACTGTTCCGTGCCAGCCGTCCGGTGGGCAGCGATGCGGAGAAACGCATGCTCGCGTCCATTCCCATGAGGCGTATCGGCAGTCCCGACGATGTGGCCGCGGCGATCACCTTCCTGCTGTCCGACGATGCCGGCTATATCACGGGCCAGGTGCTGGCGGTCGATGGCGGGGGCAGCGTCGCCGGCCGCTGA